A genomic region of Nymphaea colorata isolate Beijing-Zhang1983 chromosome 2, ASM883128v2, whole genome shotgun sequence contains the following coding sequences:
- the LOC116247326 gene encoding protein DETOXIFICATION 40-like isoform X5 yields the protein MNSGVGQIDMEEPLLVQQTIDGKIPVPAAPTWSAQLESILNDDGVPWLHRMRAATWVELRLLCNLAGPAVLVYMLNYVMSMATRIFSGHLGNLELAAASLGNTGIQVFALGRSDVEEALASVAVKLEWIMG from the exons ATGAATTCCGGAGTTGGGCAGATTGATATGGAGGAGCCACTTCTGGTGCAGCAGACCATAGATGGAAAGATTCCTGTCCCGGCGGCACCAACTTGGAGTGCTCAGCTGGAGAGCATCCTGAACGACGACGGCGTGCCGTGGTTGCACCGGATGCGAGCGGCGACCTGGGTTGAGCTCCGGCTGCTCTGCAACCTCGCCGGCCCCGCCGTTCTCGTCTACATGCTCAACTACGTCATGTCCATGGCTACCCGGATCTTCTCCGGCCACCTCGGCAACCTCGAGCTCGCCGCTGCCTCCCTCGGTAACACCGGCATCCAAGTTTTCGCCCTCGGTCGGTCTGATG TTGAGGAGGCCTTG